The Acidobacteriota bacterium genome includes a region encoding these proteins:
- a CDS encoding dicarboxylate/amino acid:cation symporter, translated as MSESLSSSGPGMKLHTKILLGLAFGATAGIIVNMTVGAAHPVVVAVNDYVAVPIGQIFLRMLFMVVMPLVFASIALGVCGQGDIRKVGRIGGKAVGYFLVTTVLAATLGLVIVNLARPWERVTPETRAELMERFSEDASGRVEVAATSTFGMQTLINIVPRNPLQAAVNTDMLAVIFFGLVFGAALTLIPEAKARPMISWLEALNAVVTQIIHFAMIIAPFGVAGLIFTVLSRFGFDLLAAIAAYVATVLVALLAHSGITLSLVIFFLIGLSPWVFFTRVKAALVTAFSTSSSSATLPTALEVVNTQLGVPRTIAGFVLPIGSTMCMNGTAIFEGITVIFLAEIFNVDLTLTQMVIVMVMSVITAIGAAGVPGGSIPLLVGILVMFGVPGEAIAIVLGVDRILDMSRTTVNVYSDMTAATWVARNEGLWKPSDVPKTA; from the coding sequence ATGAGCGAATCGCTAAGTTCCTCCGGCCCCGGCATGAAGCTCCACACGAAGATTCTTCTCGGCCTCGCCTTCGGCGCGACCGCCGGAATCATCGTCAACATGACCGTGGGCGCCGCCCATCCCGTCGTCGTCGCCGTGAACGACTACGTGGCCGTGCCAATCGGGCAGATCTTCCTCCGCATGCTGTTCATGGTGGTGATGCCGCTGGTGTTCGCCTCCATCGCCCTCGGCGTCTGCGGCCAGGGCGACATCCGCAAGGTCGGCCGCATCGGCGGCAAGGCGGTGGGGTACTTCCTGGTCACGACGGTGCTGGCGGCTACGTTGGGGCTGGTAATCGTCAACCTGGCGCGGCCATGGGAGCGGGTGACGCCGGAAACGCGCGCCGAGCTGATGGAACGGTTCTCGGAGGACGCGTCGGGCCGGGTCGAGGTGGCCGCCACCAGCACCTTCGGCATGCAGACGCTGATCAACATCGTGCCTCGCAATCCGCTGCAGGCCGCGGTCAACACCGACATGCTCGCCGTGATCTTCTTCGGGCTGGTGTTCGGCGCCGCGCTGACGCTGATCCCGGAGGCCAAGGCGCGGCCGATGATCTCCTGGCTCGAGGCCTTGAACGCCGTGGTGACGCAGATCATCCACTTCGCCATGATCATCGCGCCGTTCGGGGTGGCGGGCCTGATCTTCACGGTCTTGTCCCGGTTCGGCTTCGACCTGCTGGCCGCGATTGCCGCCTATGTGGCGACGGTGCTGGTGGCCCTGCTCGCCCACTCCGGCATCACCCTGTCGCTCGTCATCTTCTTCCTGATCGGCCTGTCGCCCTGGGTCTTCTTCACCCGCGTCAAGGCGGCGCTCGTGACCGCGTTTTCGACCAGTTCGAGCAGCGCGACGCTGCCGACCGCCCTCGAAGTGGTCAACACCCAGCTCGGCGTCCCGCGCACCATTGCCGGGTTCGTGCTGCCGATCGGCAGCACCATGTGCATGAATGGCACCGCCATCTTCGAGGGCATCACGGTCATTTTCCTGGCCGAGATCTTCAACGTCGACCTGACGCTGACGCAGATGGTGATCGTGATGGTCATGTCGGTGATTACCGCGATCGGCGCCGCCGGCGTGCCCGGCGGGTCCATTCCGCTGCTGGTCGGCATCCTGGTGATGTTCGGCGTCCCCGGCGAAGCCATTGCCATCGTCCTCGGAGTGGACCGCATCCTCGACATGTCGCGGACGACGGTGAACGTCTACAGCGACATGACGGCGGCGACCTGGGTGGCGCGCAACGAGGGGCTGTGGAAGCCCTCGGACGTGCCCAAGACGGCGTAA
- a CDS encoding 4Fe-4S binding protein, which produces MVQPDDPWGFEDEAVETWADILAPQYLDIALLAAFLVLAVVSFTRKSVPLKLVTFAFAIGYLGFAKSYLISITNIFSIVDWNWPVPKYNVAWYLFFGFTVVSTILWGRLYCGRVCAYGALTQTLDVILPNAWRFDVPRPIEKRANLIKYGVLVTVLAYYVATHNLLIYQYVEPFWMFGLFGTTAMWTGLGLLLVATLFVRNLYCRFLCPVGATLGLMSYLTVFRIKRWAECNTCKMCQKTCQWGAIEGPKILVAECVRCDDCERLYADTVKCPHWRIIDYQSRKIRMLPLQPVR; this is translated from the coding sequence ATGGTCCAGCCCGACGACCCCTGGGGCTTCGAGGATGAGGCCGTCGAGACCTGGGCCGACATTCTCGCGCCGCAGTACCTCGACATCGCCCTGCTGGCGGCCTTCCTGGTGCTGGCCGTGGTCAGCTTCACGCGCAAGAGCGTGCCGCTCAAGCTGGTGACGTTCGCGTTCGCCATCGGCTACCTGGGCTTCGCCAAGAGCTACCTGATTTCCATCACCAACATCTTCAGCATCGTGGACTGGAACTGGCCGGTGCCGAAGTACAACGTGGCGTGGTACCTGTTTTTCGGGTTCACGGTGGTGTCAACCATCCTGTGGGGCCGGCTCTATTGCGGCCGGGTCTGCGCCTACGGCGCGCTCACGCAAACCCTCGACGTGATCCTGCCGAACGCGTGGCGGTTCGACGTGCCGCGGCCGATCGAGAAGCGCGCCAACCTGATCAAGTACGGTGTGCTGGTTACCGTGCTGGCCTACTACGTGGCCACGCACAACCTGTTGATCTACCAGTACGTCGAGCCGTTCTGGATGTTCGGGTTGTTTGGGACCACCGCCATGTGGACGGGCCTGGGGTTGTTGCTGGTGGCCACGCTGTTCGTGCGCAACCTCTACTGCCGTTTCCTGTGCCCGGTCGGTGCCACCCTGGGGTTGATGTCATACCTGACGGTGTTTCGCATCAAGCGCTGGGCCGAGTGCAACACCTGCAAGATGTGCCAGAAGACCTGCCAGTGGGGGGCGATCGAAGGACCGAAGATCCTCGTCGCCGAGTGCGTGCGCTGTGACGACTGCGAGCGCCTGTATGCGGACACCGTGAAGTGTCCGCACTGGCGCATCATCGATTATCAGTCGAGGAAGATCCGGATGCTCCCGTTGCAGCCGGTTCGATAG
- a CDS encoding FMN-binding protein, which translates to MFLKRFGVLILMLSTAGLVTLAAQTKRIFTNPRPEPHFKTLFPNAGGFSTLGGTPLHYKVFGADPKTNPGAPPIGFIFWTTDLVPNERAYHGPIHFLVGMDTKGVIQNVVLDYNSEPYGYFSIDLPNFVPQFKNKSIRDPFRVGGDIAAISRASITVNGAARAIRESSRIMAKTFLTPDQVKP; encoded by the coding sequence GTGTTTTTGAAGCGATTCGGCGTCCTCATTCTGATGCTCAGCACGGCTGGACTGGTCACCCTCGCGGCGCAAACCAAACGGATTTTCACGAATCCCCGGCCGGAACCGCATTTCAAGACGCTCTTCCCGAACGCCGGCGGCTTTTCGACCCTGGGCGGCACGCCGCTGCACTACAAGGTGTTCGGCGCCGATCCGAAGACCAACCCCGGGGCGCCGCCGATTGGCTTCATCTTCTGGACCACCGACCTCGTGCCCAACGAGCGCGCGTATCACGGCCCCATTCACTTTTTGGTCGGCATGGACACCAAGGGCGTGATCCAGAACGTGGTGCTCGACTACAACTCCGAGCCGTACGGCTACTTCTCGATCGACCTGCCGAACTTCGTCCCGCAATTCAAGAACAAGAGCATTCGCGATCCGTTTCGCGTCGGCGGCGACATCGCGGCCATCTCGCGCGCGTCCATCACCGTGAACGGCGCCGCGCGCGCCATTCGTGAATCGTCGCGGATCATGGCGAAGACCTTCCTGACGCCTGATCAAGTCAAGCCGTAA
- a CDS encoding DUF6370 family protein, which produces MKTTLTRREVMMTLGALAVAMPARTSAMRSADETLKGDMVCARCFLKKPDAKECQDILLVPNATGEPTEYYVTKNDVAKESGEACTTKIPATITGTVSEQDGRKWITATKIVK; this is translated from the coding sequence ATGAAGACAACGCTGACCCGACGTGAAGTGATGATGACCTTGGGCGCGCTGGCCGTAGCCATGCCGGCCCGAACCAGTGCAATGCGCTCCGCCGATGAAACCCTCAAGGGCGACATGGTGTGCGCCAGGTGCTTCCTCAAGAAGCCCGACGCCAAGGAATGCCAGGACATTCTGCTGGTCCCGAACGCGACCGGCGAGCCGACCGAGTACTACGTGACCAAGAACGACGTCGCCAAGGAATCGGGCGAGGCCTGTACCACGAAGATCCCGGCGACCATCACCGGCACGGTGTCCGAGCAAGACGGCCGCAAGTGGATCACCGCCACCAAGATCGTTAAGTAG